A region of the Numenius arquata chromosome 2, bNumArq3.hap1.1, whole genome shotgun sequence genome:
GTTTCCATCTCCTGACCCTGGCCCTGAATCTTGGAACAACCTGGCCTACTGAGCCCTTGCTCCATCTCCTCCAATGCTTCTCCAAAACTCACATTTCCAAAGTCCGTCCATGACTTTCTTCACTTGACTCCCTGTTCTTCAATCCTGCCAGGGTAGCAGCACTCTGTcatctgctgttttttctttatgttcttaATTTGCTAAGTGCAAGCCCCCAGACAAAGAATATACAGCCCACTTTATATGGAAAAATGTTTCATGCATTATAAAGTCATAAAATTCATTAACAAATAATTTCCATCCCACTCTTGAGAGCTCCAGCAAAAAGCTCAGTGACCATGCTAAGGCCACAAGTCAAATGAGATGACTCCTAAAGCCACATTTGAAATCAAAAGAATCCcaccagacctttttttttttaatgttacacaaGACTGGGACACATGCTTGTCATCCAGTTCTATTACTTTCAGGGAGGATATTCTCTActgcccttccaacccaacaaaagggagaaaaaaaaaactgagaaagtTCTAGCCAAAGGAAAGGATCtgaatttctgctgctgtttcaaaagccaattttctttctcagcaatgttttttttccctttactgaaGATGTGGGTGTTACTGAAGGCACAGATTTAAGCAAAAATGTAGCCAAACCTATTCAAAATCCAAATGTCACACACCAAAACAAGGCTTTCACGTATGATATTCTCAAAACCAGACATTGTGTTCTGCTCCCATACCATGCGCAGCGGTTGCCTTTAAAGAGTTTGAGCTCTGTGGCTTTACCACAGAACCAAGAAGGTTATAAACACCCAGAAacaacagaataagaaaaacaaacgTTCGCCATTCTCCACTGCGTACATTTTCTAATCAGAGCACTGTGCTCGGGCtagttttcctccctctctcttccttagGAAACACTCTCCCTCTTTCCTAATGCTCCCTCTTCCAATTCCCCTCTGGGCTGGGGACATTTGCAGTCCAagaccccagcccagcctccctgTCTGGGATTCATCTCACTCAACTTCAGCTGTCTGCAGCATCAACTTTTCCACCGAGCTGGACATGTGGACCCCATGTGTAGCCAGGGGACAGAAAGTAGCCCTTTCAGGGAACAGTTAATCTACCAGATCGCAGATAAGGGTGCAGTGAGTCATGTCCTGTAAGTCTCTTTCTAGTGACTTCGCAGGGAATTGAAATGTCTGCTTTTTGTTGTCTGGGTGGCACTCAGTCTATGCCTTAAAATGGGAGTAAATCAGCAATTAATGGGGATGAATAGGAAGGGGAGAAACAGACATTCAGTCAAGAAACATCTGGGTCAGTGGAAGACACAACAACCTCTGCAAGCTGCTTTGCTGGGAACTTACAGCAAAGTGAGCTTTGAAATTATATTGAAATTTGAAATTATATCAATGCATTAGCTAAACCACACTAATTACTGATGTGAGCATGTAAGAATGTTCTTCCACCACTGTAGCcaacaaaaagagagaagcaCCTGTAAGAATTGCTTTGGAAAACTTAATTTAGGAGTCTGGTGTCCTCTAGAGAGGTCTGCCCAGCTCCACTCCTTACAAAGGGAGTTAAGAAGGCAGGTTACTGAGGCGAAATTATGCTTAGCATGAGAAAGCTTAGTCCACTCTCAAACCAACTCTAGCCTTTCTGTatatggaagtattttttttacattagatTCCACTGCCTGAGTCAATAGCAAACAGCTGGTTAGTGTGATTAAGCCAAGAGATAAAAGAAGTGCATCTCTCCCAAACCTAATTTCTTATAATCCTAGAAAGAGTTAATAGGCAGCTCCTGCTGGTTCATATTCCAGTTTATTTTGCACTGTTTTTCCAACAGAGACATCTTCTAGTACAGAAAATTCAGAAGGCATTGAACTGCCTGGTCCTTAGAATAGGACATGCCTCTTCTCTACTGCTAGGACTATTACAACCCATCTCCCAAACCCCATAAGGCTGATCTTTCCTCCATCGCTGTTCACATTAAATCTTGTGCCTGGTGATTTCATCTGCATTGCATTTCTGTCACTTTAATTGCAGATTCATTACTGCTAAAATGACTTTGTACGATAAGCTCTACAGTATACCTAACCATAATCTCACAGGCAAATTACCATAAACTTCAGGTTTGCACCCTCGCCCCTGAGCTGGGATCTGTTGACAGCTTAAAAATCCACATAGACAATAAATGACATTAATCAGAGGGGAAAGAAGCAGGCAGAGCTGTAGTTAGTTTGTTAATGGACCCTCTGGGAAAAAGTTTTGAAGTTAGAAAAAGTTCATTACCATTTCAGTCCAGTTGTTGGTATCAGTTCCTTCTCTTCACCCATATCGGTTTCATCTTCAAGAGACCTATTCTATTCAGAGAGCACGTAGTTTCAGACAGCGTATGAACCCCCATGGCTGATTTAGCTTTCCAGCCAAATCAATGGAAGTGTCTTCATTTTTGCATCGTTTGATTTCTTGGTATCTCCAGGGAAAAGCTCTCTTCATCTCTGAACTGGGCAGGTGTGTGAACTGCCTAGTTTCTTCCACTGCTTCTACCCAGATCTTCAGAACAGCCGATCTCCTACCAATCCAGTCTTACCACCTTTGTATTTAGGGGAAAATTGTCCTATTTTTGCACCTTGCCATTTTAACTTGACATTGAATAATGTCGGTGCTGGTGACACACAGCCACATGACAGAGGAAATTCTGAGTTTAGGTTATTGTGGCATGACTCACTGTCTGTCTTTACCTAATACTAAAAATACCTGTTAGAAATTTTCCTCATTCACTTCCTCTGGACAAAAGGTGTTGTTCTGATGCCTTGTCTAACACTGCTCTAGCAACTCAGACATGGAAGAGAAATATGGCAGGAGAGCTTCATAAATCCTAATACTACCAGCACGTATACTATGAGCAGTTATGTGTTGGGTGAGTAACGTATTTGAATGGGAAACCTCAGGGAAGAAACCCAAGCACTGGAAAAACCTGATGGTGATTAAGCTGGTGGGTTTCTTTCTCCTGAGCCTAAATAATGATGCTAGATGCTGAGAGTAACCAAAGGGAGTTAAGCTTTTTTTTAGCACATGGCAATGAACTTGCAAAAGACATGGCATGGCAGGATATTCTGCTTGGCACCAGCTTCCAATAACTCCTATTTGATGATGTCTGACAGCTTATGTGGAGGTCCCAGATGCCCTGAGACACGAATGACATCAGGCACCGTACCTTAAGCAGGAATAGCAGGAATTCCACCTATCTTGTGGCTCAGATCACGAGGAGTGGCTTTCAGGTCTCAGAAAAGTTAGGAAACAATTTTGGGAGCACACCAGAAGATGCAATAACTACTTTTTAATGTTTATGTTTCACAGATGTCTATGATCTGAGTTCACTAGACTCCTCCTAATTCCAAGGACGTGTCTCCATCCACTAAATGATATTTGCTAACAGTTACAAAATTTCCAGAAAAGCTGTAGGCACCAAAATTCCACTAATATGGGGAGAAATGTAGATTCCCAGCTGCCTCAGGAGAGCTACATGTTCTAGCAATTCTGTAACTGATAACAGTGCTAAATCCTGTGAACACAATTACACTATCCTCTCTGCTTGGCCCATTTCAAGACATCATTTTAGTACCTCTAAGGGAAGAGGAATGGAGTCACAGGGAAGTTTTGGGATGTAGGAGATGAGAATGGTAGGTGGGAGGTGATGAAGCTTGTGAatgaaggaaagggaggacaGAGGACAATGGGCTCGAAAGAGAAGGAGATGGGGGGACACAGCACCTTGTCATGGGGAAGGAGAACTGGAGGATGTGGGGAGGGAAAatgagaaagcaaacaaaaccgcAAGAGATTTGAAGGTGGTGTGAGGGCAATCTTAAACCAATCCTTGCAGGAGCGTAGCCCTGGAGCAGCTGTGGAGGGATGCAGAATCCAGAGGAAAGATGGGCTGTGCAAAACTGGCTACAAGGCAGGTTACGCCTAGGTGTGCTGGCTACAAGGCAGGTTACACCTAGGTGTGCTGGCCTTTCAAAGGATTTACACTTTCATATCACACCAACCCAATTGAATTGACAGACTAATTCCCAGCCAAGTGCAAACCAGCAAAAAAACAAAGTTGATCTCCCCTAAAAATGTAAAAGTTCAGAAATCTAGTCAATGAGTAAATCCATGTTGCCATTCCCTAGTTTCCTGGCTTCTTCCCATCCTTTGGCTCTTTTATCATCCACATGGCAGCGATGTTGATATTTTAGGGGCAGACCATGCAGTTTCCTCAGGCACAAAGACTGAACAAAGTTCTAAAGACGATTCACTCCAGAGGTCATTCCATGCAGGCAATTTGATCCAGACCTCACCAGGTCTGCTTCCTCTCTGCACAGTCTTCCTACATGATGCCAGGAGGTCCAAGTGCCATGAAATCCCCCTGCATACCTGTGGCCTCTGCAGTTTTGGGGGATATTTATTCTCCCCTGATGGGAGTTTGAATACAACAATTAGTTTGAACCTGTGATGCTGCTAAATGTCGAAGCACTGAGAGCTCTTCTGGGTTCAACGGCCAAACTCTAGCTTCCATTCTCACAGAGACTTCACTGAGTGTGTAGTCATTGTCACGAGTTATTATCACATCTACTGCCACAATGCCTGGCTTGATAATTAGGAGTCATTTGTGTTAGGCATGGTACAAATACCTGACCAACACAGGAAGTTTAGGATCCAAATACAAGAAAGTACAGAAGTAATACTGATCAGCATGTTGGGTGCCTACCTGCTCTTGAAAGATGGGTAAAAGACTACTTAAAGAAAAGCATCTCTGAAGAGATACAAGATACTTAAAGACAGTGAAGAGGAATAATGGCAATTTGAAATATTCATGCAATGCTCCTCCCAGTGTGAGGACTGGAACAACAATAAGCCCAAAAGCTGCTGAGTTAGATATCAGATATGTTGGTGAGGAGGCCTAGCATAGGAAGAGAAGCCAATGGTTTGAAAGGATGTGATGGTTGATAAAGGGAAAGTTCTtgaaaatagaagtaaaatatttGATGTGACAGCAAAACGGTTAGAAGTCAACAGAGGGAAGCAAACAGAAGGCTATGGTGAGGCCTAGGAAATTAATCTTTCCAAATGCTTTCTGGATCAGAGACAAGAATGTGGTTGTAAAGGCCAAAGAAGCAGATGCTGCAGTGGTTTAGATGCAAAAAGACAAGAATTTGAATGATGTGGATGAAATGAAAAGGCTGGGTGCTAGGAGTGTTGCATGAGATCCAGCTGCAGGGTGGATGAGTTGATCCAAGAGTGCCAGCCTGATGGGCATCGCTATCCATCCCCCTCTGTGCACCATTTCTGCACAATTCTTATCTGATGCGTGCAAGTTTAGAAGAACCCTAACTTCATTTGATCATCAATTAAAACAACAGTTGCCCTTTATGATGAGTAGGCTAAATGCTGTGGGTTTTCTTCAGAAGAGACTAAAGAGTTGTAGGTTTGAGAGCCTCCTGCTGAGATTCAGATCTACAGTCTGCTTCAAAGAGACTTTTGAAGTCTTGAGGGAAGCATGCTTTTAGCTTTCAGGGAAAGTGAGAGTACATGATCTCAACTTGCTGCTAATCTGATAACTCTTTAATTTTAATCACCCTTACAGTCTGTGGTAAACCATGTGGTTAACTATTTCGGGTACAGTCACTTTTCTCGAAGCCACAGTCTGGTGTAGTTTACAAGGCGAATCCTTTGATAACACAAAGACACAAGGGGATTAAAATATCCCTTACACAGCTTAGCTGTTAAACTGCTCAGGATACTTTTCATTGTTGCCTTCCTCAAACTTTGTGACTTTTACTAAGCGGCAAGATAATGAAAAgtagaaagggcagaaaatatcCAAGCAAGAAAATGATGGGTGGCTCTGGAAGAAAAGGGCACTGCAGGACTGGGTCTGGGAGTCGCTGATTGGGTTGCTGTTGGCAAGGCATGGCTTTATTTCAAGGAGAAGGCACTTTGGGAGTCAAGGGCAGACTCCAAATGATGAACAACTATCAGGGATTCAAGGCCCTTTTGCAGTCATTCTTGCTGGCTGCTAAGGCTGCATTAATTATGGCTGCAGAAAATGTGAAAACACAATGACTAAGAAATTTTACTCGTAATCGCTATTACTATTATGCATAAGCATAAAGGGCCACAGAGCCTTAAATAATCATTAAGTAGTGCCTTTATCAACTTCTGGGTCTCCAGCTCAGCTTCAGTGGGCTTTTCAAGTGCACTGGAATGATCTCACTTAATTCATTCCAACTGATTGGGAAATATATTTAGATGtgatttgctgatgatacagcACTTCATGTTCTTGTTTTGGGACAAGTTATATTTAGGTTTGCAAACTTATTTCATGGTAAGCTGCTCTTTGGTGTGCTCAGACATAACTGAGAGTCTGCTCCCCTTTCCAATGTTTTCTTAGAGATGATTGCAACTTTTAATGACTTAGTTTTGCTTATTATGCCTCACTCCATAGATTCAGGGCTGCACACCCTGGTGCAGCCAGCAGCTCTACGAGGTAATTGTGTAGAGCTTCATTAAGAAAATGTTGGTAGCGTTTCATGTTACCCATCTGCTGGGTGCAGAAAGAAAGGGCTCAACCGCCTGCTtcaggcagggggggcaggagcaggcagataggcctgctgcctccccccacaactcccagctgctgcagaacaTCCTTGCTCCAGCATCCTTCCCCCTCTGGAAGAAACACAAGGGACTCGAATCAGGCCCTCCtaattcagaatcagaatcagaatcagaatctgaTTAATCTGATAAATCTGATCTCCTAATTAAAAGAGTGTAGACAAATACAGGCTTCACGTCACTTGGTGGAGACTCTCCCAAGggatttttctgcatcctgaacAAATCTATACTTATGAAATCAATGGCAATGACTAACTCCAATGTGAAGAAGGCTTTGGATAGTGGGATtgttctaaaatgaaaataaaaattgttcatttaaaataACTAATAGTTTTACCAGACAATCAGAGCCTTTCCTTGGCTTACAGACAATCAGAGAAACAAAGTTTTGCTGCCCTTATGTTCCCTTCATGACATCCAGTTTCATCCCTCAGCTGTGATTTTAGCTCTCTGGCTGGGAGCAGAATTAGGCTTACTTAACTGAGCTATgagcaagacagaaaaatgtgGGAAGCCCTCAATGAATAAGGCAGATGCACAGGCTGTCCTGATTCTCAGGCTTTCTGTTTGCAGAACAATGCCCAGCTCTTCCAAGGACCGAATTTGCTGATGTTACTGCTGAAACATATCCAGTGGGGACCAGACTGTATTATGAATGTGACAGTGGCTACACGAGAAGACGTGGCCAGTACCCGGGAATTCGATGTCAGAGTGTGCAGCAGGGTACTTATTGGGTCTACAACGAATTTGAATGCATTGGTAAGTGATTATTGTCCTTTTCCTACACTTGTAGAGGTGTTTTTCAGATGATGGGTGCTTTGTCTTTGCTCTTCTATTCGTCCTGCTGTAATTCAGCAAATACAACTTTTCTCACAGATGAGAAAATTTTGTTGTCAACGGCTCCCACAGTGGAGTTAGACATTACACAGAAGCCAGAAAGCAAAACACAGAACCCTGCACCCCAGAAGCGAGGAAACCTTCCAGAGTTTGACCAGAAAGGTGAGTAAGAGCCTATTCATTACTGTAACGCTTCTTCCACTGATTTCCATGGAAGCAATGTAAGAAcaatgattaatttttaattattttgacagacagagagaaaaaaccaaTTGCTATAATATCTTGGCTGAACAAGTGATATGGTGTAAATGAGTATTCTATAACCTAACAAAGAGTTAGGAAGGCTTGGTATATCCTCTTGtctatattttgtaaaaatacaaatCATGCTCCTTCAAAAAGCAGTAGGTAAAATTTATCTGCTTTAACCATGTGCTACCTTGTGATCCCACAGATTTTTGTGGTCCTCCCAAGACTATTCCACATGCCTCTTTAAGACTGAACAAACAGTATTACTTGGGGCAAGTATTGCATTTCAAATGCCAGAGCGGTTACAATAAGCAATCCCCGACCTCTGGCACCCGCACGTGCAAGAAGGTGAATGGCAGAATCATCTGGACCCCCCTTGACCTGCAATGCACCAATGACAGCAGTTATAGTGACAAGTGGCCAGGTAAGATGGTTGTTTTGGCATCACATTGGTGTCATGACCTGTTCAGGCAGGATCCAGACATCCCAGCTCAACACATCAATCTTGCTTGGGGTTTGGGATGGAGACATTAGCGACTTCAGGGCTCTGACACTGATGGAGATGTCATCTCTGACTGATAGAGATGACCTGCCTGGGAGCATATAGCTGCATCCTATCTCCTTGGGTGTTCTTTCATACTAACTGCAAAATTGCAGGCATTTGTGAGCAGATAGAGAAACACTGTCATGTACTGGGAAGAAAAGAGTAGAACaagtctttctctttctccttcctcccggCAGCTATTGGTTATCTATTGTCACTTCACAGTAAGGCACTCTAAAAAGGTCTGTCTAAGCATCGCTCTTGATTGCTCAGGGTTTTAGGATCCAGAATTTAGCTGGTCCATAGCTAAACCTGAGTAATGTGGCTCAGTTCTTAATTTAATACTCAGGATGCTGTTTTACAAAGAGACAGCACAAAGCCCGCCAATATTGCACTGCAGACTTTATGAACCCACGTTGAGGAGGACAAGCACCATTGTGGTCTGGAAACTTGAGTTTCACTGCTTAGGGAGCCAGCGGGGCTCTCAAGGGAGTCTGCAGAACCTCTGCCTCTTGCTTTTACGCCTTCAGACAcgttaatgaaaaaaaaccaaaaagaccttCATGGCCTCTACGTCACCCAAATTACCTGCCTTTTCTGATGGCATCTTTCGAAACTCTACAATCATTGAGTTCAAtatgcagagagaaaacagagcccCTTTCCCAAGCTTCTGTGATAGTACTGACGGTCTTGGGCTCTCTCTGGATGGCAAGCAGTGCTATTGTAGGTGGAAGGGCCCAGCTGTCCATCATCTCTACAGTCCTCAGCCTTTCATTACCCTCCCAACCTCATCTGAGGTAGGGGAGTGCTGTGGGCTAATTGTAAAGAGGTGGGAGCCAGGGAAAGGATCCCAAGAGGACTTTTCCTACCaataaagaatggaaaaaatgggTTTTGCCAGTAGTTTCGCCTTTAAGGGGAAATTAATCTTGCAGAACTGTAGACTGCATAGATGTCTACATCTGAGTTTGATTGCCTTTATAACCATCACCAGGGAATAGGTGTTGATGTTACCTGCCCTATTTCACAAGTCTGTTTTATCATTAGATGAATTGCACCCTTTAAAGGGTTGTTTCTCCCCAGTCACTACAGCAGACCCCAGATGATTGTCTCAGAGGTCACATCTACGTAATGGTAGATCAGGTGAATGCTAGCCCTTGTGACCCATCCCAGGCCATGTGGTAGAGCAGGATGCTTTGTGCAGGCCCTTTTGCCTGCAGAGTGACCTTTCAGGTGACACTTGGCCATCGTTGTCTGTCGTTGCTGCTCTGACTGTAAGAATGAATCACCTTACACACTGGACACACTATTTCAGCATTAACCCAGGaccttttccccttcttcataGATCCATCTGTTTCCCTGTGGTGCCCAGTTCAGATTGTTTCAGGTACAGTAGTCACAATTTATTGTTtggtctttccttctccttcaagacagtcatttttttccattggtaATTTCACTTGGTGCTATCAGGATGAAAGAACTTCTTGCTATGATGGAAAAAGCCCATCAACTTACCAGTCCTATAAAATGATATCAAATAGTCAAAGAtcacaaatatttgaaattttaaaattagtattatgAAAAACGTGAGACTGGATGATGAAATAGGCCATCTAGGCCTCTCATTCAACACAACAATAACTCCAGTTTCCTGCAAACATACACTCACACCTGAGCAAGGTCAGGTCTTTGCAATTAGCGCACCAAATATTTATTCCCCTCAAATGTAGCCTTTCTCTTTGTTATGATGCTACATCCTTCATGGAGATGGATAAGGAATATCCTCCCCTTTCTCGGTTCTTATCCCAGCATTCAGTACAAAGAGATTTTTCAAGAGACCACTCTTACAAGACCTTTTGTTAAAAACCTGCCCATATCTCATTCTGGCTCCAGTTCAGAGCTTCTTATTCAGGTTAAAGGAGAAATTCAATGAATTTCTTGTACCAGGGAAGTTTTGGATtacatttctggggaaaaagagtTCCTGTTTGAAGCCATCTTTCCAAATCCTAACTTGGCACCTTGAAAGTCATCCTTCCCAATCTTACATGAAAAGAAGATCTTAGCTGTATCCCATTCCCGGGAAGATACAGTTCACTTCATGCTCACCATTAATAGATATTAGATCAGCACATATATTGATATCCAGGCTGGAAACATCTATTTGATGGCCAAGAAATGAACATGGCAATTATTAAGTTTGCTGTGCAGTGGGAGAGCTGTCAGACCTAACCTGACTCTACCCTCGTCACTGCTTTGATGCTCCTCACCAGAAGAGCAAATCGATACAAAAtcaagaatttctttctcttcgTAGGTTCAGCTCATCCATCCTTTTCCTCCTCAGTGACACTGCCGGTGACAGGTATGCCATTTTGTTAATTGGACTCAGACTTGACTGATCCCCCAGAGCAGTTACTTTGCCTTTCAATTTGCTGTTCTACCAAAAAGATCTGTCTCTGTCATAAGAGCTAATAAATATACTTCAAGACATGTCTATGCCCATGTATTGGCTGAGAAGTCTGTAAAGCAAGTGTAAATAGAGACTGTTTAAGCACTTAAGCTTTTtataaagagtttttaaaagacTCATAAGGGATGCAAAAGAAAATAGATTGATCTAAATGAAGCAATTTTCAGATTCTTCCTCTGAGACTTTCTGTGAATTCAGTGAATAacttcaactggaaaaaaacaggaaaaatgtaaacatttagaTGAtgtgtttctttcatattttcaaaagagtaaaaaaaggatgggcaaataaaatattttcttacagctAAACTGATGCATTTAGATCAGTCTGAGGagattttcttctccctcttcctcatcTTCTATTCAACGATTAGCTGCTAAAATAGAAATTGTCTCTTACTGTGCATACACTCAAGACTTTGTACAAGGGATTTCAATTCCAGCTGGAGTCTGCTGACAACTGTAGCACACATCGTAATAAAGAGGAATAATGGAGTGAgacaaaggaagggaaggaggagtaTTGCAAATTATGCCAAAGACTGCAGCATCAGTAGGCCCTGGTTACTTGGCCGTGGACACCCTCTAGTTACCCAGGTCCTCTCTGACTGGGTCCTGTTTCCCCTAGTGAGCAAAGCAATGGGGGTGACATGGAAGAACTCTTGCCTCTGGGTGTAGGAGCAAGATGAGCCCCTATCCCAGGTCTTGCCTGTTTCTCCCAGTTGGAGTAATTACAACAATTAAGATAATGCCAGGTGCTAACTGT
Encoded here:
- the LOC141462388 gene encoding interleukin-2 receptor subunit alpha-like codes for the protein MELKCLLMWLLFGSVKGNKPEQCPALPRTEFADVTAETYPVGTRLYYECDSGYTRRRGQYPGIRCQSVQQGTYWVYNEFECIDEKILLSTAPTVELDITQKPESKTQNPAPQKRGNLPEFDQKDFCGPPKTIPHASLRLNKQYYLGQVLHFKCQSGYNKQSPTSGTRTCKKVNGRIIWTPLDLQCTNDSSYSDKWPDPSVSLWCPVQIVSGSAHPSFSSSVTLPVTAVFLVLLIIPTVFV